TAGACAAATTGCGCTGGTATCTCGAAGAATATCTGCGCTTTCCCTACGGACTCGAACCGGAAAATGCTCAAAGAATTGAACAGCAGTTGCAAGCTTGGGGACAACAGCTATTTGAGTTAGTATTTCGCAGCAGCGACAAAGCGCGGGAGTTTTTTCAGGAAGCGACGCGAGACGGATTGGATAAGTGCGAAATTAGCATTGTTTCCGACGATTCTGCCGTACTCAATTTGCCCTGGGAATTGCTGTTTGCGCCAGATTATCAATTTCTCGCACCTTTGCTGGCGGGGATGTATCGCAGTCTTAGCAATTATGCTGTTCGGGCAGAATTGGGTACAATGTCTGACGAACAATTAAATATTTTACTCGTAATTGCTCGACCCTACGGAGAACGCGATATTAATTTTCAAACTATCGCCCGCCCGATGTTGGAGGCCCTGAAACCTATTCAAAGACAGGTGAATCTTACCGTATTGCGTCCGCCCAGTTTAAAGCAGTTTGAAGCAGAACTTAACGCCCGCAAAGGTTTTTATCATATCGTTCATTTTGACGGACATGGCGATTTTCAAGCTGACAGCAAAACCGTTCAAACTCAATATGGAAATTTGGGAGAAGGCGTTTTAGTCTTTGAAGATATTGATGGCAACCCGGAAATAGTTACTGCTAGGGAAATTGCCCAATATTTGACAGATTGCCGCGTGCCGATTTTTATTCTCAATGCTTGCAAGTCGGGACAAGCTGGGGAAGAAGCCTTTTCTTCCGTGGCGGGACAGTTGGTGAAATTGGGTGCAAAGGGCGTGGTAGCAATGGCTTATTCCGTTTACGCCCAAGGCGCGAAACACTTCATGGGAAGGCTGTACGGGGAATTGGTGCGGGGACAAGACATCGCCTCTGCTGTGGCGGCGGGGCGCAAATCTATGTCCATAGACAAACAGCGCCCCAGTCCCAAAGGGATGTTACCGCTGCAAGATTGGCTGGTGCCGGTGCTGTATCAGCAGGAACCATACACGCCTTTTCGGCCCAAAACTACAACTCCCAGTTTTGCAGATTTGATGGGGGAAGCTGATAATTCATCTGTGATTGATTCGGGGTTACTGGTTGATTTGCCTGAAGTTAGCGCCTATGGTTTTATTGGGCGAGATTACGATATTTTGTGCTTGGAAAGAGCTTTTCGCCAAAATCATATCGTGCTGTTGCAGGGGATGGGCGGCGTTGGGAAAACTGAGTTAGTAGGAGGGTTTGCGCGGTGGTTGGCTGATACTCAGGGGCGCACAGGTGGCGTTTTCTTCACTTCTTTTGAACGCGGTGCGGGGTTGAGTCAGGTAGTCAATCAAATTGGCAGGAAACTGGGCGGTGAAAAATTCGCGTCGCTGTCGCCGGAAAGACAGCAGGCGTTGGTAAAACAACATTTGCAAGCTAATTCTTGTCTGCTCATTTGGGATAATTTTGAACCGGTGAATGGGTTTCCGCAGGGGAATGAGCCGCTTTTATCGGCTGCGGAAAGAGCAAGCTTGCAGCAATTTCTCAAGGAGTTGCGCGGGGGAAATTCTTGGGTGTTGATTACCAGTCGGCGCGAGGAAAATTGGTTGGATTGCGGTTACGCGCTGCGGAGTTTGAAGGGATTGGTAAAGCCGGATGCGGAAGAGTTGGCGGCGCGGATTCTGCGGGAAGCGGGGGTTGACAGGGCGAAATTGCCCAAAGAATATCTGGAGTTGCTGAAACTGTTGGGCGGACATCCGCTGTCGCTGAGGGTGGTGTTGCGGCATTTGAAGACGCAAACTCCGGTGCAGTTGATTGAGGCGCTGCGGCGGGGATTGGATACTTTCAAGGGTGCAGAGGAGGAAGGGAGAGAGAAATCTCTAACGGTGTCGCTGGATTATTCGTTTGCTAATTTGTCGGCACGGGCGCGGCAGCATTTGCCGTTTTTAGGGCTATTTTGCGATCGAGTTGATGCAGATTGGCTTCATGCTTTTTCAGAAAGTCCTGATGATGGATACGGACAAGCATATGTGGCGGTATTTGGAGAAAATTTGCAGAAATCGGATTGGATTGGACTCTTGAATGAAGCGACTGCTGCGGGAATTCTAGAAGATTGGGGAGGAAGTATTTATAAAATTCACCCGGCACTGCCTTGGTATTTGCGACAACAGTTAGACAAAAAAGGTTCGCAGGAGGTAATCAATACCCTAGAAAAAAAGTTGCTGGTTTTTTATGCAATGTTGGCGAATAAATACAATAGAGAACTTATCAGCAATGCGGAATTGGCAACCTTTGTGCTGCGAGTGGAAGAACCGAACCTATTCCAACACTTACGACTGGCAGAAAAGCAGGAAGAATGGGTTCAAGCTCAAGCAATTCTGCAAGCCTTGGGGGAGGTATATGAGCGATTGGGGCGCAAACCGGAATTTAAGTCCCTGCGAGAAAGGGCGCTGAATCAAATTGGCTTCCACTTGGCACAAGCAAAGGCAAAGGGGCAATACGCCTTGGATTTCTGGAGGTATCTGCGGCAAGTGGATGCAAATGAAGCTCTTGAAAGTGCCGAATTGGAAACAGCAAGAGCCATTTATCAAGAAATCCTGGATGAATTGACAGCCTTAAATGACCTCTCGGTGAATGACAAGATTGCTATTCTTTATCACAATCTAGGAATCGTAGCCCAAAAGCAACGACGGTTTGAGGAGGCGATCGCCTTTTACCACAAAGCTCTCCAAATTTTTGAAGATGCGGGGGATTTCTACCGTGCTGCTAGCGACTATCACCAACTAGGAATCGTAGCCCAAGAGCAACGGCGGTTTGAGGATGCGATCGCCTTTTACAATAAAGCTCTCCAAATTTTTGAAGATGCGGGGGATTTCTACCGTGCTGCTAGGGACTATCACCATCTAGGAATCGTAGCCCAAGAGCAACGGCGGTTTGAGGATGCGATCGCCTTTTACAACAAAGCTCTCCAAATTTTTGAAGATGCGGGGGATTTCTACCGTGCTGCTGTTGTCTATCACCAACTAGGAAGGGTAGCCGAAGAGCAACGACGGTTTGACGATGCGATCGCCTTTTACCACAAAGCTCTCCAAATTAAAGAAGATTTGGGGGATTTCCACAGTGCTGCTAGCGACTATCACCAACTAGGAATCGTAGCCCAACTGCAACGGCAGTTTGACGATGCGATCGCCTTTTACCACAAAGCTCTCCAAATTTTTGAAGATGCGGGGGATTTCTACCATGCTGCTAGCTGCTATCACCAACTAGGAAGGGTAGCCAAAGAGCAACGGCGGTTTGAGGACGCGATCCCCTTTTACCACAAAGCTCTCCAAATTAAAGAAGATGCGGGGGATTTCTACAATGCTTCAGACGAGTATCAAGGACTAGGACTAATTGCCAAAGAACAAGGAGATTTTGAGACTGCTGTTGCCTATTTCCAAAAAGCATTTGAAGCCAGAAGCGCAGCAAATGATTGGCGCAAAGCATCCTTCACCCTAACTGCATGGGGCGAAACCCTGGAAGCGCAATTAAATTGGACTGAAGCCGCGAAAATTTACCTTCGCGCCTTAGCCATTGACATCAAGCATAATCAAGAGTGGGTTGACTCGGATATCAACAATTTAGGGCGGATGCTCAAGCAGTTGGGAGACAGTCAGTTTAAGATAATTTGGCGAGAGTTTACGGGTGATGAGTGTTCGGAAAATTGGTTTTCAGTTATTCAGAAAGCCAGTGAAATAGAGGAGGAGGGAACAGATTAATTGTGACAGAACTTACGCACCGGGGCTCAGAAACCGGGTTTTTATGGCAATATTCGTTGTGATGCGTAGATTCGGGAAAAAACCCGGTTTCTTGGTGTGACGCGGGGGCTCAGAAACCGGGTTTTTATGACAATATTCGTTGCGATGCGTAGATTCGGGAAAAAACCCGGTTTCTTGGTGTGACGCGGGGGCTCAGAAACCGGGTTTTTACGAAAATATTCGTTGCGATGCGTAGATTCGGGAAAAAACCCGGTTTCTCTGATCGGAGTGCGTAAATCCTGACTGGTATAATCAGTACAATTGTTTAACTAACTTACCCGCGAAATAATATGGAACCAATACTGACTCCCGCCGAAATGAATGAAAAGCGCATGATGTTGCAAGATTACGCTCCCGCCCAAGCAGCCTTGGCGATACTAGAAAAACATAACGGCAGACTTGACACCAGTTTTGATGATTTGTGGTGTGAAAAACACAATCTTGAATCTTACAACCGCAAATCTTTGTGGCAAACCACGCTAAAAGTTCTCCGCGCGGAACTCTGCGGCAATGATGGCTTGCGCGCCCAATTCAAAGACTACACAAAAAACCCTGGGAGTGCGCCTTTACTTACCGGATTAATTGTTGCTGTTGTCGGCTTAGGCGCTTCGTCTGGAATCCCGATCGATCCTAGTATTGCTACTATTATTGTTCTGTATCTGCTCAAAATTAGTCTGAATATTTTTTGCGAATATACTGAACCTGCGAGTTAGGAATTAGGCGGGATTTAGCATTAATTCGCCGTCTGGCAGTGGTTTGAATCCGCGCGCAGTCCGACATTCCGGCAGGGGTTTAAACCCCTGCCTCAAAGCTAAAGTCCTCTGAAGAGGACTCAGAATTTATTGAATTTTGCTAATAAAATTAACACAGTTTCTTTCATCGATAACGAATGCACCGCGTCCGTGAAACGCTAGTAAAAATCATACGTTTTTCAGTCCTCTTCAGAGGACTTTAGCTATGAGACAGGGAATTAATTCCCTGTCGGACTATCGGGAAAGCGAGTATTTCTCAACACTAATAACCCAAAGATAATTACAGATAGGTTAAATAAACCATATCCAAATACCTAAACCTCCGATTCCAATTCCGCAGCCCGCACTTGTACGGGAACTTCAACTGTATTCAACTCCGAAGATTCTAATAATTGCACTTCTTCATCAGAATTCGCTGCACCATTCCGCCCTTTCCCCAATTTCTCAGCCAAAGTATCCCGCTGATTAATCAAATAAATACTCACCAAAGTCAACCCAACTCCCATCGATTGCAGCGGATTCAATACCTCACCCAGCAACAAATTGCCGAACAGCAAAGCAAAAATCGGAGTCAGAAATGTCAGAGAACTTAAACTCGTCAGACTGCCGCTTGATGCAAAATAAAAGAACAAACCGTAGGCGATCGCACTTCCGAACACTGTAGAATAACCTAAAGCCATCCATCCCGAAAAATCGATATTCACAAACTGCCCAGACTCAGTAGCCGCCGAAATCGCCAACAACGGCAAACCGCCCAAAATCATGTGCCAGCCCGTCGCCACAATCGGGTCAACATAACGACAAACCCAGCGCACCAAAACCGTACCCACCGCCATCGACAAAGCCGCCAACAGCATCAACCATTCTCCGCCCTGAAATACACTTTCGATACCCGCAAAAACCTGCGCGCTTTCAGGATGAAATAACCCCACAATAAAGCCATCCGGCAACCCAATCAAACTGATGCCGATAACGCCAATTACTAAGCCCAACCAGCCCCAAAAACCTATTTTTTCTTGAAACAGCCACAAACACAAAATCGCCACTGCTAGCGGTTGAGAATCAATCATCACCGAACCCAAACCCGCACCGGTTCTCGCCAAACCTTCGGCTAAAAAGCCTTGAAACAAAGTACCGTCAACTAACGCAAACAGCGAAATCCACAGCCAAGCCTTCCAACCCTGCGGCTGCTGTTTTCCCATCAATGCCGCCGCCAGCAACACCAACACGCCCGCAGGTACTAAACGCACGACAGCTACAAACAGCGGTGTCGTGTGCGGCATCACCCCTTTCATGGCTACCATCGCGGTTCCCCACAGGAAAAACGGCGCAATGAGTAACAGCGGGGCGAAGGGTAGTTTAGAATCGGTGAGTTTTAGCTGCATGGCGGGGGCTCCAAATAATTGATGAGAGTGGCACTCTCGGGAATGATGTAGATTTGTTAAGCAATTTTTCCAATTATATATCGAAGGTGGGTTAAGCGCGATCGAGCTCCTTTGCCAGAAACCGGGTTTTGTCACCCAGATATTTGCCTCAAACCCTTAATATCCGTAAAAAACCCGGTTTCTTCAGTCTCATCGGGTGGCCAGAAACCGGGTTTTTCAACCCAGATATTTGCCTCAAACCCTTAATATCCGTAAAAAACCCGGTTTCTTCAGTCTCATCGGGTGGCCAGAAACCGGGTTTTTCAACCCAGATATTTGCTTCAAATCGTGAATATCGCTAAAAAACCCGGTTTCTTGAGTCTCATCGCCTCTTCCTTAATCGCCTCTTCCTTCTTCCTTCTTCCTTCTTCCCTCTTCCTTCAGATAAGGCACACTATAAGTTAGCTACAAAAAATCGTAACATTGCCTGTAAACTGCCCATGATTTGGCCATTCAAGCCCCGCTACCGCAAACAAATCGCCCGTATCGAAGTCACCGGCGCGATCGCCGGAGATACCCGCAAACGACTGCTAGAAGCCCTCAAAACCGTTGAAGAACGCAAATTTCCCGCTTTGCTGCTACGGATAGACAGCCCCGGCGGCACCGTCGGCGATTCCCAGGAAATTTACAGCGCCCTGAAGCGTTTGGGCGAAAAAATCAAAATAGTCGCCAGTTTCGGCAATATTTCAGCTTCTGGCGGAGTTTACATCGGCATGGGATCTCACCATATCGTTGCCAATCCTGGTACAATTACCGGCAGCATTGGCGTGATTATCCGGGGTAACAATCTAGAAGGGTTGTTGGAAAAAGTCGGCGTTTCTTTTCAGGTGATTAAATCCGGGCCCTATAAAGATATCTTGGCATTCGATCGACAATTGACCGAACCAGAACAGCAAATTCTGCAAGATTTGATCGACAGCAGCTACCAGCAATTCGTCGAAACCGTCGCCGAAGCCCGGAAACTCACCGTTGAAAAGGTCAAAACATTTGCCGACGGTCGCGTTTTTACCGGCCAGCAAGCTTTAGAATTGGGTTTGGTCGATCGACTCGGCACAGAAGAGGACGCTCGCCGATGGACAGCCGAACTCGCAGGCCTCGACCCAGAAAAAACTGAATGCTGCACCCTAGAAAAACAAAAACCTTTCCTAAATCGCGTCTTGGGGAGTAGTCTTGATACATCCGGGCTTTCAGCTTACAAAAATTTGCTGGAATTCGAGATTTCTACTAGCGGTTTACCGTTGTGGCTGTATCGCCCGTGATTAAATAGTCAGTTGGTAGTTGGCAGTAGTCAGTTGGCAGTGGTAATTGATAATTGGTAATTGGTAATTGCAATTAACAACTGACAACTAGCAACTGATAACTAACAACTGACAACTAGCAACTGACAACTGATAAAAAATGGAGAATATTTGCGTGGATTGGCAAGTGCGGGCGATTCGCGGGGCAACAACTGCCAGCGATAATTCGGTAGAAGCAATTCGAGAAGCGGTGAGAGAACTGTTAGATGAATTAGAAACAAGAAATAATTTAGATCCGGAATTAATAATTAGTGTTACGTTTTCTGTTACCCGCGATTTGGATGCTATCTTTCCGGCTGCGATCGCCCGCGAACGCTCCCGGTGGTGTAATGTACCTTTGTTGGACGTGCAGCAAATGCACGTGAAGGGTGCTTTAGAACGCTGCATCCGCTTTTTAATTCACGTCAATTGGCCCGCACACCGCGAAATTTATCATCCTTATTTGCGCGGAGCTCAAAATTTGCGGCCCGATTGGAATTTAGCCGTTGCGGTTGCTGCGGAAAAATAATAAAATCACTTTTTGATTCATTCAAGAGTAAACCCACCATGGCTGGTGGGTTTATTTTTAACTGAGTTATATCAAATCCGTTAACATCGTCCTGTATATATCTCTCTCTTCCCTTTCTCTGTGTTCTCTGTGTTCTCTGCGGTTAAATCATTCCGATCCAACCGGAAACGATATTAGAAGAGGCAAATCTTTTGTGCCCTCCTTAGTAGAGGAGTAGAGGAGAATGTTTTATGAACAGAACAAATCTATTATCTCGGATTTCGACCGATCCGAATATATGTTTTGGCAAGCCCAGTATACGGGGACATCGCATCAGGGTTTCCCTGATTTTAGATTGCCTAGCTAGCGGAGCAACTATCGAATCAATTATTCAGCAGTATCCAAGTATAGAGCGAGATGATATTCTGGCTTGTATTGCCTACGGTGCTGAGGTAATCGATCAAAATAGCGAACATCAACATTTAGCAAGTCTCAAGCCAGATCGAGTGATATATGCCGAATTTTCAGAAATGGCAAACGATACAGAATATCAAGCAGAAGCTTTGGCAATTTGTCAATAATTTGAGGCGGTCGAGAGTAATTTGGGTCATGGCAGTTGCGATCGGCTGACTTGAAATAGGCTTCTCCAGCCGATATATTTATTTTAGCTTACCTTTTCTGGTGGGGATTGGCTTAGATAAAAAACATAAAAAAACCGGCTTCTCGAAGAAACCGGATTTTTTGTCAATCAGTGGCTTTCTTGTGATGCAGCCTAATCCCTAAAAAGATGTCATATATAAAACTCCAAAAGTCCTTTTTACCTTCCAATATTCCCAGACTTTGAGGAGAACCCTTTTCATCTAACAGCGGCTTCACAGCTTCGTAGGCTGGCTTGTAATTGTACCAAGGAATTGAAGGCCACAAGTGATGGATCAAATGATAGTTCTGTCCCAAAATTAAAATATTCAGAATTGGACTAGGATATACTCTGGCATTTTTCCAGCGATCGCGCTCGTGAAACGGACGGTGCGGCAAATAATCAAAAAATAACCCCAAGGCTAATCCCACTACCAAAGCAGGAGAAAACCAAAAGTTCAGCACATAACCTAAATGGTCGTATTGAATTGAGATATAAACCACTCCGATCACAAACAAACGGCTGAAAAACCATTCCCAAAGTTCGTATTTCCGCCACAGTTTGCGCTTAAAGAAGAAAATCTCGTGGTAAAAAAACCTCGCAGCAATTAACCACAGAGGCCCGCCAGTAGAAACGTAATGGTCTGGATCGTTATCTGGGTCATTAACGTGGGCGTGATGCTGCATATGTACCCGCGTAAATACCGGGAAAGCAAAGCCCAACATCAGCGCGCTACCGTGTCCCAAAATAGCGTTAATTGTACGATCGCGGTGCGCCGCGTTGTGAGACGCATCGTGAATCACGGTTCCAGCCATGTGCAACGCCAGCACGTTCAGCGAAAAACAACACCAATCCGGCCATTCTCCGTACCAGTAACCCACAAAGGAAATCGCGATAATCGCTAATGCACTCAAAAACAACAGCAGCGTCGGATTCAAGTCACCCGGAGGACTCAGAAACTCTTTCGGCACTGTCAGCGGCCGTCCTGCCTCCGACATCTTTGTTAACACTCCTTAATATTTCACACTTGCGTAGTATAAGATACAAGTCTCCCAATAGTAAAGTTTCGTGAAAAAACAGAGTCCGATCGCCATAAACTACGATCGGCACCAGAAGCAAAGTATTGCTGCTGTGAAACGATCCCAATGCTCGATTAGCCAAAGGCAAAGCAGCCCAACTCATACAAATGGGTAAATATGTATTTATGTCAAGCCTGGGAGCGGAAATATTTAATCAAAAAGCCGATCGCCAAGAAAAGATTACCGATCGGTAAAAAGTCAGATATTCTATATAGTGGTCAATGCCTGCTGTTTTGACCGCTATCAAAATTTTTAACTGATGCGGGGCTCGGGGGATATAAGTCCGGCACTCTACCCGATCGAGGGTGAGCGTTGGGATACATGGACACAAGAGCGTCGATTCAAGGGCTCGATGCCACGAAAATCGACACACTATCTATCGGTTCTAACGGAAGGTATAAATCTCTTAGAATATTGATATGTTCAACTTGACTTACAGTTATCGAATCTACCCAGAACTTAACCAGGAAGCCCAAATGCTTGACTGGTTGGAGCAATGTCGCCACGTGTATAACTACGCATTGGCAGAGCGCAAGGACTGGATGAATTCGCGTAAGTGCTCGGTCAATGCTTGCAGTATCAGGCAGGAATACATCATCCCTGCTGACACGCCGTATCCCCACTACTACAAACAGCAAAACGCACTAACCAAAGCAAAAGAGGTGATTCGAGAACTGAAGGCAGTTCATTCTCAAGTTTTGCAAGATGCCCTGAAACGACTGGATAAGTCCTTCAAATTCATGCAAGAGAGAGGGTTTGGATTCCCTCGGTTCAAGAAGTTTGGTCAGTATCGCTCCTTTGTGTTTCCGCAGTTCAAATCGAATCCGGTTAACGGGTTTGAAATCAAGCTGCCGAAAGTTGGAGCAATGCCCATCAACCTGCATCGACCAATCCCAGATGGGTTTGAGGTCAAGCAAGTTCGAGTTGTGTTCAAGGCATCGGGTTGGTATGCCCAATTGATTCTGCAAGCTGATATTTATGTTCCCGAACCAATGCCACATGGCGAACCCATCGGGATTGATTTGGGTCTGGAAAAGTTCTTGGCTATATCGACTGGTCAATTGATAGAACGCCCTCGCTTTTTCGTGGATTTGCAAAGCGAGCTTACATGGCTGCAACGCAAATTGAAAAACAAGACAAAGGGTTCTGCCAACTACCGTAAAATTCAAGCCAAGATTCGCTCACTGCACGAACATATTTACAACATTAGACGTGAGTTTCACGTACTGACGGCTCACAAACTTTGTGACATTGCCGAGATGATTTTCGCTGAGGACTTGAACCTCAAGATGACCAGTCGTGGAATGCTGGCAAAGCATTGTTTGGATGCTGCATGGGGCAGCTTTTTGGAAATCCTCAAGTGGGTATCCTGGAAGCGTGGTGTCTACTTCGCCAAAGTTGACCCTCATGGCACAAGTCAAACCTGCCCTCAGTGTGGAGCCCATACTGGCAAAAAGGAACTCAGCGAACGGGTACATCATTGCAGTGAATGTGGATATACAACAAACCGAGATGTTGCTGCGGCTCAAGTCATAGAGCAACGAGGTCTTGTAGCCGTTGGACAGACGGTGATACTGCCTGTGGAGGAAGGTTGCCTGGGAACCCCCGTGAAGCAGGAAAACTCAAGAGCGATCTTGGGAAGCCCGCGCTATACCCGATCGAGGGTGAGCGTCGGGAGGATGTCACGACTTCAGACTAGCGTCATTGCTTGTAGTGAAAGATGAAACGTTAGCCGAAATTTAAACAAGAAATCCTCCAGCCACCCCATCTCAATTCATGCAACCGCCAAAAGCCCTACGCCGAACTAAAATTGTAGCCACGATTGGCCCTGCCACATCCGACCCAGAAGTGCTGCGCAACCTCATAGAAGCTGGTGCCACAACTTTGCGACTCAACTTTTCCCACGGAACAGAAGATGACCACCAGCGCAGCATTCGCTTAATCCGCCAAACGTCCTTTGAACTCAACCAACCGGTTGCCATCCTCCAAGACCTCCAGGGCCCGAAAATTCGTTTAGGGCGCTTTGAAACAGGCTCTATAGTTGTCAAAAACGGCGATCCTTTCATTTTGACCAGCCGCCCGGTTGTTGGCACAGAGCTCATTTCCTCCGTCACCTACGAAACCCTAGCTGCGGAAGTCCCAGAGGGAGCCACGATTCTGCTGGATGACGGAAAAGTGGAAATGCGCGTCGAAAAAGTAGACCGCGGCGCGGGAGAACTTTACTGCCGCGTGGTCGTCGGCGGGCCGCTTTCCAACAACAAAGGCGTAAATTTTCCGGGAGTATACCTGTCAATTAAGGCGCTCACGGATAAAGACCGCAAAGATTTAATGTTCGGCCTCGACCAAGGCGTGGATTGGGTGGCTCTGAGCTTTGTGCGGAATCCCCAGGATATGCTCGAAATTAAAGAACTGATTGCCAGTGCGGGCAAGCAAGTACCGGTGATTGCTAAGATCGAAAAGCACGAGGCGATCGAACAAATGGAAGAAATTCTCGCCCTTTGCAACGGCGTGATGGTCGCCCGCGGCGATTTGGGCGTGGAACTGCCCGCCGAAGACGTGCCGATTTTGCAAAAGCGCTTGATTGCGACTTCCAACCGCATGGGGATTCCGGTGATTACCGCTACCCAGATGCTCGACAGCATGGTCAACAATCCCCGTCCTACCCGCGCCGAGATTTCCGACGTGGCTAACGCCATTCTCGACGGAACTGATGCGGTAATGCTCTCGAATGAAACGGCTGTGGGCAACTTTGCAGTCGAAGCGGTGGCGACGATGGCGAGAATTGCCGTCCGCATCGAGAGGGAAGGAATTAGGGGCAATATTAGAAATGTAGAAGATGTCGGTCGATCGATCACCAACGGCATCAGCCAAGCAGTCAGCCAAATCTCCG
The nucleotide sequence above comes from Microcoleus sp. bin38.metabat.b11b12b14.051. Encoded proteins:
- a CDS encoding transposase, yielding MLDWLEQCRHVYNYALAERKDWMNSRKCSVNACSIRQEYIIPADTPYPHYYKQQNALTKAKEVIRELKAVHSQVLQDALKRLDKSFKFMQERGFGFPRFKKFGQYRSFVFPQFKSNPVNGFEIKLPKVGAMPINLHRPIPDGFEVKQVRVVFKASGWYAQLILQADIYVPEPMPHGEPIGIDLGLEKFLAISTGQLIERPRFFVDLQSELTWLQRKLKNKTKGSANYRKIQAKIRSLHEHIYNIRREFHVLTAHKLCDIAEMIFAEDLNLKMTSRGMLAKHCLDAAWGSFLEILKWVSWKRGVYFAKVDPHGTSQTCPQCGAHTGKKELSERVHHCSECGYTTNRDVAAAQVIEQRGLVAVGQTVILPVEEGCLGTPVKQENSRAILGSPRYTRSRVSVGRMSRLQTSVIACSER
- a CDS encoding DMT family transporter, which produces MQLKLTDSKLPFAPLLLIAPFFLWGTAMVAMKGVMPHTTPLFVAVVRLVPAGVLVLLAAALMGKQQPQGWKAWLWISLFALVDGTLFQGFLAEGLARTGAGLGSVMIDSQPLAVAILCLWLFQEKIGFWGWLGLVIGVIGISLIGLPDGFIVGLFHPESAQVFAGIESVFQGGEWLMLLAALSMAVGTVLVRWVCRYVDPIVATGWHMILGGLPLLAISAATESGQFVNIDFSGWMALGYSTVFGSAIAYGLFFYFASSGSLTSLSSLTFLTPIFALLFGNLLLGEVLNPLQSMGVGLTLVSIYLINQRDTLAEKLGKGRNGAANSDEEVQLLESSELNTVEVPVQVRAAELESEV
- the sppA gene encoding signal peptide peptidase SppA, producing the protein MIWPFKPRYRKQIARIEVTGAIAGDTRKRLLEALKTVEERKFPALLLRIDSPGGTVGDSQEIYSALKRLGEKIKIVASFGNISASGGVYIGMGSHHIVANPGTITGSIGVIIRGNNLEGLLEKVGVSFQVIKSGPYKDILAFDRQLTEPEQQILQDLIDSSYQQFVETVAEARKLTVEKVKTFADGRVFTGQQALELGLVDRLGTEEDARRWTAELAGLDPEKTECCTLEKQKPFLNRVLGSSLDTSGLSAYKNLLEFEISTSGLPLWLYRP
- the aroH gene encoding chorismate mutase, whose product is MENICVDWQVRAIRGATTASDNSVEAIREAVRELLDELETRNNLDPELIISVTFSVTRDLDAIFPAAIARERSRWCNVPLLDVQQMHVKGALERCIRFLIHVNWPAHREIYHPYLRGAQNLRPDWNLAVAVAAEK
- the crtR gene encoding beta-carotene hydroxylase, which gives rise to MSEAGRPLTVPKEFLSPPGDLNPTLLLFLSALAIIAISFVGYWYGEWPDWCCFSLNVLALHMAGTVIHDASHNAAHRDRTINAILGHGSALMLGFAFPVFTRVHMQHHAHVNDPDNDPDHYVSTGGPLWLIAARFFYHEIFFFKRKLWRKYELWEWFFSRLFVIGVVYISIQYDHLGYVLNFWFSPALVVGLALGLFFDYLPHRPFHERDRWKNARVYPSPILNILILGQNYHLIHHLWPSIPWYNYKPAYEAVKPLLDEKGSPQSLGILEGKKDFWSFIYDIFLGIRLHHKKATD
- a CDS encoding tetratricopeptide repeat protein, encoding MAENYLRINHDGDFIQLSWQRGRAIPRNAPPVTFAHPFDSKVLDKLRWYLEEYLRFPYGLEPENAQRIEQQLQAWGQQLFELVFRSSDKAREFFQEATRDGLDKCEISIVSDDSAVLNLPWELLFAPDYQFLAPLLAGMYRSLSNYAVRAELGTMSDEQLNILLVIARPYGERDINFQTIARPMLEALKPIQRQVNLTVLRPPSLKQFEAELNARKGFYHIVHFDGHGDFQADSKTVQTQYGNLGEGVLVFEDIDGNPEIVTAREIAQYLTDCRVPIFILNACKSGQAGEEAFSSVAGQLVKLGAKGVVAMAYSVYAQGAKHFMGRLYGELVRGQDIASAVAAGRKSMSIDKQRPSPKGMLPLQDWLVPVLYQQEPYTPFRPKTTTPSFADLMGEADNSSVIDSGLLVDLPEVSAYGFIGRDYDILCLERAFRQNHIVLLQGMGGVGKTELVGGFARWLADTQGRTGGVFFTSFERGAGLSQVVNQIGRKLGGEKFASLSPERQQALVKQHLQANSCLLIWDNFEPVNGFPQGNEPLLSAAERASLQQFLKELRGGNSWVLITSRREENWLDCGYALRSLKGLVKPDAEELAARILREAGVDRAKLPKEYLELLKLLGGHPLSLRVVLRHLKTQTPVQLIEALRRGLDTFKGAEEEGREKSLTVSLDYSFANLSARARQHLPFLGLFCDRVDADWLHAFSESPDDGYGQAYVAVFGENLQKSDWIGLLNEATAAGILEDWGGSIYKIHPALPWYLRQQLDKKGSQEVINTLEKKLLVFYAMLANKYNRELISNAELATFVLRVEEPNLFQHLRLAEKQEEWVQAQAILQALGEVYERLGRKPEFKSLRERALNQIGFHLAQAKAKGQYALDFWRYLRQVDANEALESAELETARAIYQEILDELTALNDLSVNDKIAILYHNLGIVAQKQRRFEEAIAFYHKALQIFEDAGDFYRAASDYHQLGIVAQEQRRFEDAIAFYNKALQIFEDAGDFYRAARDYHHLGIVAQEQRRFEDAIAFYNKALQIFEDAGDFYRAAVVYHQLGRVAEEQRRFDDAIAFYHKALQIKEDLGDFHSAASDYHQLGIVAQLQRQFDDAIAFYHKALQIFEDAGDFYHAASCYHQLGRVAKEQRRFEDAIPFYHKALQIKEDAGDFYNASDEYQGLGLIAKEQGDFETAVAYFQKAFEARSAANDWRKASFTLTAWGETLEAQLNWTEAAKIYLRALAIDIKHNQEWVDSDINNLGRMLKQLGDSQFKIIWREFTGDECSENWFSVIQKASEIEEEGTD
- a CDS encoding DUF433 domain-containing protein, giving the protein MNRTNLLSRISTDPNICFGKPSIRGHRIRVSLILDCLASGATIESIIQQYPSIERDDILACIAYGAEVIDQNSEHQHLASLKPDRVIYAEFSEMANDTEYQAEALAICQ